In one window of Chryseobacterium viscerum DNA:
- the pheA gene encoding prephenate dehydratase, translating to MKIAFLGPHASFTQLAAAQLFPDEELLPQASILDCFNVVENGEAVKAVVPLENSIEGTVSMTLDYLYKTPSIKIEAEAVMPIAHHLMIHPENSIENIERIYSHPQALAQSFHFLDTHYKEIPKQDFSSTAAAAKFVSENRETAIAAVANQFAANLYGLKIINRNIQDFEQNHTRFIIISKQQDTYQNNNLETLGEKAGMLITLPEDHPGGLHQVLSVFAWRKMNLSKIESRTLKTGLGNYFFFINVEGPWEEVLHGNALKELESINANVDFLGNYKEFLLES from the coding sequence ATGAAGATTGCATTTTTGGGACCTCATGCCAGTTTCACCCAGCTTGCCGCAGCGCAGCTGTTTCCTGATGAAGAGTTATTACCACAGGCCAGTATTCTGGATTGTTTTAATGTTGTTGAAAACGGAGAAGCAGTAAAGGCTGTTGTACCTTTGGAAAACTCTATTGAGGGAACAGTTTCTATGACGCTGGACTATTTATATAAAACCCCGTCTATTAAAATTGAGGCAGAAGCGGTAATGCCTATTGCTCATCACCTGATGATTCACCCGGAAAACTCTATTGAGAATATTGAAAGAATATATTCACATCCACAAGCGCTGGCTCAGAGCTTCCATTTTCTGGACACCCATTATAAGGAGATTCCAAAGCAGGACTTTTCTTCTACGGCAGCAGCTGCAAAATTTGTTTCAGAGAACAGGGAGACCGCTATTGCTGCAGTGGCCAACCAGTTTGCCGCCAATTTATATGGGCTGAAAATTATCAACCGTAATATTCAGGATTTCGAACAGAATCATACCCGGTTTATCATTATCTCTAAGCAACAGGATACATACCAAAATAATAACCTGGAAACTTTGGGAGAAAAAGCAGGAATGCTGATAACTCTTCCGGAAGATCATCCGGGTGGATTACATCAGGTCTTATCGGTTTTTGCATGGCGGAAGATGAACCTCAGTAAAATTGAATCCAGAACATTAAAGACCGGACTGGGCAATTATTTCTTCTTTATCAACGTAGAAGGACCCTGGGAAGAAGTCTTACATGGAAATGCACTCAAAGAGCTTGAATCTATCAATGCTAATGTTGATTTTCTTGGAAACTATAAAGAATTCCTCTTAGAAAGCTAG